The window TTGCCGGATGTGTCCTTGAGCGCTGCTGCGATCTCGCCGAAGTCGAGATCCGAGGTCACTACAATTCGGTCTTCCGACAGAGCCTTCGCGAAGATCTCGCCGTTCGGCATGCGGTGTAACCCTTGGTCGCGCAAATGGACGGCATCGTGGCCCTGACTACGCAGCCAATCCGCGACACGGATATCGACGCTCATGTCCACCAGGATGCGCACGGCCCTCTACGCGTTCTCCACACGCTCCTGCGCCAACCACGCCGCGTACTCGATGGCCTGTTGGATGTCTTCTCGTTGCAGGTCGGGGTAGCCGACGAGAATGTCGTCGAAGGACGCGCCATGCGCGATCTGGTTGACGATCACGGAAACTGGAACCCGCATGCCGCGAATGCAGGCCCGCCCTCCCATGATTTTCGGATCAAACGTCACTCGGTCAAACATCGTCACCTCCTCGGCTCGCCAGTGAAGATACCCGCATGCCCGCCGGTTTTCGAGC is drawn from Candidatus Binatia bacterium and contains these coding sequences:
- a CDS encoding DUF5615 family PIN-like protein; translated protein: MRILVDMSVDIRVADWLRSQGHDAVHLRDQGLHRMPNGEIFAKALSEDRIVVTSDLDFGEIAAALKDTSGKVVLLRLQNSRPANVIRRLDSVLPRVELDLAAGAVVIVEESRHRVRPLPIGRTPKA
- a CDS encoding DUF433 domain-containing protein, yielding MFDRVTFDPKIMGGRACIRGMRVPVSVIVNQIAHGASFDDILVGYPDLQREDIQQAIEYAAWLAQERVENA